Part of the Citrus sinensis cultivar Valencia sweet orange chromosome 2, DVS_A1.0, whole genome shotgun sequence genome, gtaaaattcatataaaaatcttaaaactaaaatttaaataatttaattcttaCATTATAATAGTCCATAGTGCTGCATTGGTTGAGATTTCCGTAAATAGTACTTCCTTCTTGTAGCGTCTACAAATGCGCAATCTTATACTTAATGACATATCCtcgaaataaaagaaaattttaaaagaaaaaattcacaaaatttacCGTGGCTATGTTGCTCCCTTGTGTGGAGATTTCATTAGGCACATGATAAGATGATGGGGCATTTTCTTGTAAATCCTACAagattattaaagacaattaaACTAAGACCAAATTACATTCTGCTTGCTTTTTTTGGAAGTACTTTAAAAGCGCCATAGCATCTCCTTCCTCAAGCTGTAATCGCCTTGTTTTGTTAACAAAATTTctacaatctttttctaaGAATGACATATTTTCATACCCACCAACTCCAACAACAatagaattgaaattttgggCAATTCTAATTCCTACAcaatcatttcttttaatttgctttttaGCGTTTGCACTAATTCTACGATTGCATGGGAAATACCTAGCTTTGTCTGGACTCAGTCCATGGTTGTATTGAAGATTTAAAGTTCGAAGAACCCATTTTCCATCTTCATTTAGACAACCTCCAATTTTTGCATCACAACCATTTTTCATATTCGGTTTCGGCTTCAATGCATTAGCAGATTTACTTTCTGACTTGCCGCTACGCCCACATGCAAATGTCGCATATTTTACAATTCCATCAGTCCCCTTCTTAGTACTTCGAACCTTCACAGGAAACCCATCTTGTTTACCATAAGCTTTGTAAAATGCAAACATTTCTTCATGATTATCAAATAACATTCCAAGAGCTGGCTCACATTTGTTTGGTTCcataatttcatttacatCGTTAGCTCTTGTTTCTTGCAACTCTTCAAATGCATGCTCATTTTCCAAATACTCAatttctacaaaataattaacatttgtaTTAAGAAACTTATATAACATTTTGTCCAGTAACGAAAATTCCtatcaatttaaatatataaaacacatccacaaatttttataatttattccattatctccagcaatttaaattataaaatcctaacaacttaaatatataaaacacatctggaaattgttataatttattccatttttttcagcaacttaaattaaaaaaaatcctaacatatataaaacacatttagaaattgttataatttattccattatttccagccatttaaattaagacaaatcctaacatatataaaacacattccgaaattgttataatttatttcattatttccagccatttaaatttaaaaaatcctaacatatataaaacacattcagaaattgttataatttattccattatttccagccatttaaattaaaaaaaatcataacaatttaaatatataaaaagcaaaaatctacgaatttttacaatttaaattaaatattctaaccatttaaatatatagaacacaacaaaaattttatttgaatgtaGTGAGAGTCACCAACTTACCAATTAATCAGTACCAATTTTATCAAGGCCTCTGTTTGCAGATCCAGATCTAAGCGAGATGCAGAGAGGGAACTGGTTTTTCCTTCCTAAATGCAGATGGCTCACGTTGAGTAAATGAGAGGTGAGAGATGGAGAGAGAGGAGacaatttaattgtaaaataaaaaatctgttTTCGTTACTTTTGTGGTTtgcttttgattattttattttttaaatgaaaaaagtaaTAGACAAAGAGAGACAAAAGATGGTGAATGCAGTTGAAGCAACAGACAAAGGGACCCATGTTTCTGTCATCCCTTTGTCGTCGCAGAGTTCAAATAGCAGAACTCAAAGGAAAAGCTATTTACCTCGACTTTAACCCCGAATCTGCGCCCCAAATATTGCCAAAAACGGTGTGTTTTGCTTTGATTGCTTTTTTGCTTTGactcatttcctttttctttcattgctTTTTCCTTACAAGCGAATTGTTTATGCAATTAACTTGGCAATTCTCACGTTGAACCCCTTCACCTTAATATTAGCTTGATTGATCAAATTCTTGCATGCATGAGCATTAATAATTTACTCTgcaggttttattttttcttggttaAAGATTACAGATATGATTAAGTTAGACGGCACTCGCCAttgttaatttgttacaatCATAATTGTGAATCAAATAGACCAAaacttacttttatttaacGATTTACGAAATCTATTTCACTAGAAGGCATCTCATTAATTTCACCTGATTATTTAGCAGGTTTAAATATGATCTTATCAAGACAGATTTTCACATTGGCTAACTAAGAAGAAAAATCGACATTTAACGCTCAATCTTGTTCTTTCATGAGAATGACATTGGACTTAGAACAAACATGAAAAACAACAGCAAACGATGAAACTGAagcaatattttctttatagcATTGTAAACGGcaaaactataaattaaaccataaacaaaGGAACTCAGCTTATTTGATTCCCCACTTGAGTTTCAAATAAGCACCcataaacaagaaaacaacaaGTCTAGCTAGCATTGGGTCCGATCCTCATCGGTATATTATATTCCTCCCTCACCTCCTATATAATAAAGTAACAGGAAATAGAACTCAGAAATTGCAATTAGGTGGACTTGACAACTGAATAATAGTACgaataaaaaccataaacaGAAATGCTCAGACGACCACAATTTTAGCACCAGTAACACTTCCACCAGCAACAATTCCAGCACCAGTAACACACAAACACAATCAGCAGCAAGACAATCCCAAAACAGTAACACAGAAACACAATCAGCAGCAAACACAACAGAGTCTTGAAGGAACATTTAATGatacatgaaattaatttgtattaattaaaaataaatttatatgaaattatttaaatgtttaaaacttattgaaattatttagagAGAGCAGACTGCCTTGAAAGAAGCGGCAACAGTGGACTTGAAGGAAGCAGCGATGGCTTCTAGATCATGAAGCCAAAAGGAAGCAAAGGTCAAAATCGGCAGTGAGGGGCTTAGAGAGCTCGGTCTTGAAGGAAGCGGCAGCGGCAGTGACCACAACAAAATCAGAAGGAAGCGGCGGCAGTTGTGGACTGGAAGGAAGCAACAATGGCTTCTAGATCGTGAAGCCAAAAGGCAGCGAAGGTCGGCAGCGGCAATAAAGCTACAAGGAAGCGGCAGTGGCAATTAGAATCTAGAAGGAAGCGGCAAAGATCCGTTTCTGTGGTTCGGCAAAATAAAGGAAAGGAAACATGGGTTAAACGCACCgttttcaatttaatcaaaacggtgcgttttaaATTCAGGGCGCGATTCGGGTTTAATATTTGGGGTGAGTAGCAGCGCTCttataaaaattgtatgttaTGAGTCCAATAACTCAGTGAGCTTGAAGCAGGAAAAACTCTATTTGTTTTAGAGTACGAGTCGATTGGGTAGCTTACTGTTACAAAAGCGATGTTCGGAACGAGAAATCCAGggaaatagaaaaatagacGATAAATGAggttaatttaagaaaatgataaacatcaaaataaaatgtacTCAACTACCTTGCAACAGTTGTAAGGTATCacctaattttgtttttttttatggtttcAATTCTTGATCATTGGATTTAATGAAAAGATAGATTTAAGGGTAgagatttgtttatttgacTATTAACATTATGCTCCTTGCTATTTATCAAACACGCAAAAGAGCTAaagaattaaaacttttagcACATAAgtccaaattatttaaaattttatgttgtttaaTTAGTAGTgagtcttaaaaaataaattttattttaatattatatattttatttaaaaaattaatttttaatatcatttatttattaaaaatattatttaatattatttattctcatttcatttaatattatttagttacatgcttattgttgtatttaatatttcaaaaaattaaaatttttaaataaaataaaataactagtAGTgagcattaaaaaataaatataatttttaatattaattaattttgttttatttaatattatttatttttgttttatttaatgttatttagttatagacttattattatatttattctttaaaaaaccaaataatattaaataaaataaataatcagttgtgagttttaaaaaaatataatttttaatcaataatatttattttattaaaaggataaatttttaatattatttattttattaaaaataaatatttttaatattatttatttgattttatttaacgCTATATAGTCATaggattatattatattt contains:
- the LOC107174337 gene encoding protein FAR-RED IMPAIRED RESPONSE 1-like; protein product: MLYKFLNTNVNYFVEIEYLENEHAFEELQETRANDVNEIMEPNKCEPALGMLFDNHEEMFAFYKAYGKQDGFPVKVRSTKKGTDGIVKYATFACGRSGKSESKSANALKPKPNMKNGCDAKIGGCLNEDGKWVLRTLNLQYNHGLSPDKARYFPCNRRISANAKKQIKRNDCVGIRIAQNFNSIVVGVGGYENMSFLEKDCRNFVNKTRRLQLEEGDAMALLKYFQKKQAECNLVLV